The Streptomyces sp. GSL17-111 region GCTCGCAGTGCTCAAGACGTACAAGCTCTTCGTCGGGGGCAAGTTCCCCCGCTCCGAGAGCGGACGGGTGTACGAGGTGACGGACTCCAAGGGCCGCCTGCTGGCCAACGCCCCGCTGGCCTCCCGCAAGGACGCGCGGGACGCCGTCGGCGCGGCGCGCAAGGCGTTCGGCGGCTGGTCCGGCGCCACGGCCTACAACCGCGGCCAGGTGCTGTACCGGGTGGCGGAGATGCTGGAGGGCCGCCGCGAGCAGTTCACCGCCGAGGTGGCGGCGGGCTCCGGGATCTCCCGGGCCAAGGCGGCGGCCGAGGTGGACGCGGCCATCGACCGCTGGGTCTGGTACGCGGGCTGGTCCGACAAGATCGCCCAGGTCGCGGGCGGGGCGAACCCCGTCGCCGGACCGTTCTTCAACCTCTCCACGCCGGAACCGACGGGCGTCGTGGCCGTGCTGGCCCCCCAGGACAGCGCGCTGCTCGGCCTGGTGTCCGTCGTCGCCCCCGCGATCGTCACCGGCAACACGGTGGTGGTGGCCGCGAGCGAGAAGGCCCCCCTGCCCGCCCTGTCGCTCGCCGAGGTGCTGGCCACCTCGGACGTGCCCGGCGGCGTCGTCAACGTGCTGTCCGGGCGCA contains the following coding sequences:
- a CDS encoding aldehyde dehydrogenase family protein, with the translated sequence MSERPERLAVLKTYKLFVGGKFPRSESGRVYEVTDSKGRLLANAPLASRKDARDAVGAARKAFGGWSGATAYNRGQVLYRVAEMLEGRREQFTAEVAAGSGISRAKAAAEVDAAIDRWVWYAGWSDKIAQVAGGANPVAGPFFNLSTPEPTGVVAVLAPQDSALLGLVSVVAPAIVTGNTVVVAASEKAPLPALSLAEVLATSDVPGGVVNVLSGRTAELGAPLAAHQDVNAIDLAGADAELATELEVAAADNLKRVVRPRAERWTADPGTDRMLAFLETKTVWHPTGSLGASGSSY